The window cttttttttagcaAGAGAGAGGTCAACAAGAAAGTTCTTAAAGTCCCTGGAATAGAACAGAAGGTATAAAGGATACTCGCTTCTTCTCTGTTTTTGTCTTAATTGAAATTCTTCTGTAACTGCGATTTTAGGTGCTGTTTTCTGATCTTTTTGGTTGTGTAGATcagtttctttatttatttttcctacaagtttaaaactttaaatagaTAAGCTTATCTTTGTAGCATTCTTCATCTAGcgagtatataaaatttaaagcgAGATGTATAACATAGTTTCTAACCTATCCTTTTTCCTCTTCAGGTTCTAGATGCTACTAGCAATGAGCCATGGGGTCCTCATGGATCTCTTCTTGCTGATCTTGCGCAAGCTTCAAGAAACTAGTAACTACAACCACCTTCCATGTGTTCTATTTTGCTGTAGTTATGATATTACACAGTGTTGACAGAAATGTTGATTCTCTTGCAGCCATGAATACCAACTGATCATGGGGGTCATATGGAAACGACTTAGCGACACTGGGAAGAACTGGCGGCACGTCTATAAGGTAAAGAATATAATTGCCTTGCCCTTGTTGTCTAGTTTCCTGTTTATATTGTTGTAGCGGTGAATGAAGCGATTTGCTGTTGGTTTACCTCTTCTATCCACTTCAGGCTTTGACAGTTTTGGAGTACATGGTAGGCCATGGTTCAGAACGTGTTatagaagagattagagagcgTGCATATCAAATCTCGGTATATCTCAATATTTAGCATTGACATTTCTTTGTGCTATATCTCAGTAGTTGACTATCTGACATCCATTTTCCATTTGGTAGACACTGTCCAATTTTCAGTATATTGATTCCGGTGGTAGAGACCAAGGAAGCAATGTTAGAAAGAAATCACAGAGCCTGGTGGCGTTGGTTAATGACAAAGAAAGAATCGCTGAGGTCAGAGAGAAGGCTGCTGCTAACAGAGATAAGTAAGTATCTtgtattttttatctttttcgaATTGCTGGAGCTTCCTCTCTGTGTTGGTCTTGCGGGGCACTTGTTTGTTTTCTGGTTGCTGGTGGCCTTACAACTGTTATTATGTCTCCTAGTAGTTATCAATTTATGGAATTTAAAAGTCTTATTAATTTCTCACTTTGAATTTAAAATTACATGTCTTTGGATTCAGTAAAATATGTTTCATGACCTGAACTTATCAACCGACATTATTTTTACAACAGGTATCGCAGCTCAGCACCAGGTGGGATGTATAAGCCTTCAGGAGGATATGGGGACAGATATGATTACGGATCCCGGGATGACGAGCGAAGTAGTTATGGGAGAGAAAGAGAATATGGTTACAGGGATGATGATAGAAACAGTCGTGATGGAGATCGCCATTCCAGAGACTCTGAAGACCGGTATGGGAGAGATGGTAATAGGGAAGATGATTACAGGGGAAGGAGCAGAAGTGTTGATAACTTCCCACAGGGATCACGGGGTAGGAGTTCAGATAGGGAACGGACGTTTGAGGATGATGGCCATTCTTCATCACGGTATGTTGATAAGTTTAAGCTTGCCTTTAGACGTAGGGAATTATTTTGAGATTCAATCAACACAATTTAGTAACTTAGCAGTCCTTGATGTCAAAAAGCATGTTTCCAGCATCTTTTTAATCTAGTTCCATATATACATAAGACATTCTTCTTTATCGTGTAGGGGTAGTAATGCTCGAGCTGATGACAATTCTCAGGATGGGAGGTAATTTCTGATGTATTTTATGCTGAAGTTTGAGCCTTTTTCTTATTGTATTAAGTTCTCTGTATTTATGTCAACTCATATCACATTCCTTCGGGATTCTATATATGATAGAGGGTCGCTCCAGAGAAAGTTTTCAGAGCAAAATATTGGTGCTCCACCTAGTTATGAAGAAGCTGTCAGTGAATCACGGAGCCCTGTATATAGTGAAAGGTGCCAGTTCTCTGCCATGTAGATTCAGAGCTACCTTGGTTTTATTTGTTCTGATGAATCTTCTTATTCCAGGGATGGTGGAGAAACCCCACAAGTTGCTGCTCCTGGAGCTGCTTCTCCTCTTGCACCACAAGCTGCTTCTCCTCCTGCCCCACAAGCTGCTGCTTCTCCTCCGCCCCCACAAGTTGCTGCCCCAGGGGCTGCTTCTCCTCCTGCTGGAAGCAACACAGACAATAACTCTGCTGGTTTTGTTACTGAATCTTCTCCGCAGAAATTTGAGGCTTTTGATGAATTTGATCCACGCGGTGGGTTTGCAGGTACAGAGTTCTCGACGTTTGCGGTTCTTCAATTTCTAGTTTGTTAGATCTTTTGAATTTCCTTAGCTTCTTTGCCTTTTAAACTCCTCTGCTCGATAGagattaattttttattgttagtTTGGTTTGTTATGTACATTAGCCTCTCTACTTGTTCTAAGGGTGAACGctgtgtttcttttcttttccagCTGCCCCTCCAGAATATGCATCTGCAGACGGTGTTTCAGCTCCTCCGACAGTGGCTTCTACATCTGCTCCTCCCACCTCAAACAGTGTCGAGATGGACTTACTTGACTCCCTTGCAGACGTATTTTCATCAAATGCATTGGCCATTGTACCTGCTGATTCTGCATCTGTTGAAACCCACGAACAATCAAATGCTCCATCGTTTTCTACATCTCAGGTATTGACACAAGCTTAAGCAGTTGTACTCGGAGAtgcctcttttttctttttaacattGTTGACTAAAATCTTCTCCCATGTACAGCCCTTCGATGACCCATTTGGTGAGTCTCCTTTCAAAGCCTTCACTTCTACGGACACCGACTCAAACCCGCAGCAAAGCTTTGGAGCTCCTTTCCAGCCAACACCACCAGCCTTCACCTCGGAGGCCTCACATACGGATACTGCTGCTCATAACTTTGGCTTTGAGGATTCATTTTCTGCTGTTGCCAATCCTGAAACTGCTGCTCAGAATGTGCAACCTCCATCAAACTCACCAAGTTTTCCTCAAGAGCAGTTTACAAGTGATATTGATATTCTTGCCGGCATTCTCCCACCATCTGGTCCTCCAGCTTCACTCCCACAACAATCGGGTGCCCCAGCACCAACATCTCAGTTTCCTCCCAGTGGAAACAACATGTACGAGGGATATCACCCTCAGCCTGTAACGACAGCTCCAAACATGCCTGGACAAACTCCATTTGGACAAGCTGTACAACCATATAACATGGTTCCTCCTCATTCACAAAATATGACTGGAGCCACGCCGTATCACAGTGGAGGCTTCATGCACCAGCCTGGCTCAGCTAATTACAATCCTGGAGCAGTAACTTCATCGAGCTCCCAGACTCCTTACTCTAACCCCAGTGGACCAGCTGGTCAGTTCGTGGCACACCAAGGTCATGGAATGCCGCCTTCCCATGGTCCGCAAAGAACTCAATCCGGACCTGTTACTATGCAAGGGAACAACAATTTCATGGGAGACATGTTTTCACAACCTGCGCGAACAAACTCCTTGTCGTCATCTTCATCTCAACCGGATCTCACACCTTTAACAGGAGCGATTGAGGTTGTTCCTCAGCCTCAGAAAAAGTTTGAGCCAAAATCATCAATCTGGGCAGACACGTTGAGCAGGGGGCTTGTTAACTTCAACATATCTGGACGTAAGATAGATCTCCGCCACAACAAAATTCCTCCAGTTTTGAGCAAACGCAAACTTTCTAACatcttctttttccttttatGTGCAGCTAAAACAAATCCATTGGCAGACATAGGAGTTGACTTCGAGGCGATCAACAGGAGGGAGAAACGGCTAGAGAAACCGACAAACGCACCAGCAGCAACAACATCGACTATCAACATGGGCAAAGCAATGGGATCCGGCACTGGCTTAGGGCGTGCTGGTGCAAATTCTATGAGACCTCCACCAAATCCAATGGTAGGCGCTGGCATGCCCATGGGCGGCGTGGGGATGGGTGTTGGTGGATATGGAGGTATGAACCAAAACCAACCTATGGGTATGGGAATGGGACCAGGCATGAACATGAACCAAAACCAATCCATGGGTATGGGAATGGGACCAGGGATGAACATGGGAGGAGGATATGGCCAAGGCTATCAGATGCAACCACAAAACCAAGGGATGGTCCCTGGTCAGATCATGCcaggcaacaacaacaacaactataaTCCGATGATGGGTCAAGGCGGTTACAATCCTCAACAACAACAATATGGTGGTGGGTACCGGTAAGACCAAAAAGCCAAACATAACCACACTAGACTCCACTTTTAAAATCAAGAACCTTACATGAGATATTAGTTGGATTGGCCAGCCGGTTCACGGAAGTACTCCAGGTTACTCGGATTGTTCTACAATGTTCTTTTGCCTTGATCTTCTTCACTCATCattctttttctccttttttttcttagtaTGAACGTAATTTGAGAGGGCTTTGTTGTGAAACTTGTACCGGTGAGATAGTGGCAGACCTCCCTCGGGTCTGCCCTTTTTGTTATTTGCATATAAAAttcttattacattttttttttgcttttcacGTATTGAATATTTGTAATCCATGCACGggacaaataaaatattttctctgtttttttattattacatgTTTATTGACAGTATTCTTTATCCAATTAGATTTCGGTTTACGTTTTTATCcgaattttatcttttaaaccACGACCAAAAAGACAGTTAAAGCATGTCACGTGAGTTTATTAGGGTTCACGTGATCATCTCCTTTTCTTCTTCAATAGAGAGATCTCTTGTTCATCGGCCGACAtcataaaaaacaaaacaaaacaaaactttgttttcgtttctctctcttttcttccgACCGATTTAAACTCACGTCAGTAGCTCGCCTTGAATCTACGGTCTCACTTTCTCCGTCCATCACTAAGGTTAATTTCAGTttcgtgttttttttgttcGTTATTAGTTTTGCTAGTCTTTTGGTTAAGACCTGAACTTGTGTTGAATCAGATTCTGCATTAAGTTTCTTCTCTTTCATGTTGATAGTTAATTGAGCTTTCTAGATTAGTAAttacatacacacacacaaaaaaactgAGCTTTCTTAACATCACAAGCTCAAAGTGATGAACTTTGTAGAAAGATTTGTGCTTCCCGTATGCTGTTCTTGTCTTTAGAGTTTGAAAAGGAATGATAATTATTAATCaaatttcttttcttgtttattgACAGAAGCTAGGTTAGTGTTTTCATCTGGCTTGCAATGGCGGCTACAGAGACGGTTGTTCATGATCCGAGAAAACGTTCAATGGATGCCATCCAGCAACGGCTTCAAAAAGATCAGCTTCGTcaacagcagcaacaacaacaaaagaatgagaaagacaagaagagagcttcTGATGTCTCTTCTAAAGAACCACATAAACCTCATTCACTTCCTACTCCTCCTACAAAGAAACCAATCacaaaaggtttgtttctttttgatCGATTCACTTTATAATGGACTGTGACATTGATTGAAAGTTTGGCTTTGTAGATCCCCAGGATGATGGTTTTGCTGCGTATACAAAACTCTCTCATCCCGTTGATGAGAAGTTGCTGGCAACCAATGTTAAGGTAGAGAGATCAAACCACTGTCTTCTTCTGTATGAGTTTTGAGATATGGTTGTTGCTCAGtttgtgtttttgttattttagttGTCTAGTGGAAAGAAAAATATAGCTGACAAGGTCTTGCATACTCTCCTCCGAAGCGGTGACTCTGCTCAAAAGTACTTGCAAGGTAAAAACGAGAAGAAGGTGGAGGAGAACAACTACATCCTCCTTGATAATTTCGTACAGTCACGTTCCTCTTCATCCTCCTCCGGTTCTAAAAAAGCATCGCTGGTGAACTCAAAACGTTCTAAAACGCGTATGTCTATGAAGCGACTCAAGAAATCTGGCGCTTTGAATTTACCTCAACATCTCCAAAAGTGAGTCCTATAATTTTATTGCTTCCATAGAGAGATTGAACTGACTCGGATACGGTTGTGTTTTGGAGTGCAGGTTTGATTTGTATAAGCCAATGCATGGTATGTGGGAAAGTTACATGATGAAACTCATCAAGGTGACCGGGTAAGCTTCTTATCTGATTACCTACTTATTCGTTTAGGCATTGTGCTTTAGGTGTAATGTAGGTTTGTGACCATTCTTAGACAAtctatctttgttttttttaattgcaggAAGGCTCAGTTAACCTCAAGTCTTCTATCAGCAGATCTTCATGGTGCCTTCATGTTTGGTAATAATCATATGTTCTTTTAGCTCCCACTTTCAGAAATCCACTTCTCTATAACGTTTGTAAGTTGTTTCTTCTAATTAGAGCAATCTGTTTTTACTTGGGGCAGTTGCTGAGTGCAAGATTGAATCATTCACTGGTGTACAAGGGATAATGATCCGTGAGACATCTCAAACATTTGGAATAATCACAAGAGATGATAAACTTAGAGGTAACTTGATTAGCTTTTCACCACATTATTTGCGAAAAATTGTCATAATCTCTTTAGCTTAGTATTTTGTAATCAATGTGATTCAGTTGTACCAAAGAAGCCTTCTGTCTTCATCATCCAACTCGACTGCTGGAAAATAACATTACATGGAGACAAGTTTACTTCAAGAGACAACGTTCTTCAACGTTGATGATGCTGAAACGAAGCATCCTAGTCTCAGCAAGATTTTTACTTGAAAGCTTTCCTGATGTACCTAACATTAGCTACTATATATTATACTGTTTCATGTTGATATGCTAATGTTTATTAGTAGGAATTTATAAAACAGAGGAATCGATCTTGGTGACTGATAATGTCTTTGACTTCAGAATTTAAAAAAAGTCTAAAAAAGTCTAAAAAAGTCTTCTCTAATCTTGTAACCTAACTGCAGAAGTCTAGACCTCTTCACTCCAGTCTTATTCCTCTCTCTTTATATTACATCCTCACCACTATCAGAATCATCTTCATCTCTTCTTCATAATATCCTCACCATCCTCCACAGCTTCAAGAACCTTCCATGCCCCATCACTCTTCTATTCCAGAATcaagcatcatcatcatcttactTCCTGTTCTGTCCCAAGAACTTCACCAAGTACTTGCCCTGCCacaaaagaataaataaaagacGGAGAGAGACTTTGCTTCAaagtttcttatttattttattacaaatatAATATTCTCCCATATTTGGGATGTTGGTTCTATTCTTGAACATGTGTATGTGCCTCCCTCTATCGCTTCCTTTTGACGTTTTCttagctgttttttttttctttgtttcccTCTTTCTCTATTCCTTTTTATCTTTTGtgcttctctcttcttctttctttgttcCTTTAGTTATTTTGGGGTTCCTATATTTCTCCATCTCTTGCCTCTCATTTTGATTCTTCCTCTCTAGTTTACTGCTCGTGTTTCTATTTGCATTTTTTGCCGCATGGATCGTGATTTTCATCGTCGTGGCCAAAAGGTAAATACCCAAAACCAGCTTTGATTCATCAAAAATGTCTTGGTAGATCATGTAAAGGTGTTAACGTTTAGGTCAATGTTGTTCAACAGAATTATAAAACCAGCTTTGTCTTGTTGTTTGCATAATGTTGATCAAGAAACATAAAACAAACCTAATTTGCCTCTTTAttgctgttgttgttgatgaataGAGACAAATGTTGTTGATTTGATGGTAGAGTCCTCTTTATTGCTTTTGATGTAACTTTCAGGCCAATGATCGTTCACCGACCAGCCGG is drawn from Brassica rapa cultivar Chiifu-401-42 chromosome A05, CAAS_Brap_v3.01, whole genome shotgun sequence and contains these coding sequences:
- the LOC103866701 gene encoding clathrin interactor EPSIN 2, yielding MKKVFGQTVRDLKREVNKKVLKVPGIEQKVLDATSNEPWGPHGSLLADLAQASRNYHEYQLIMGVIWKRLSDTGKNWRHVYKALTVLEYMVGHGSERVIEEIRERAYQISTLSNFQYIDSGGRDQGSNVRKKSQSLVALVNDKERIAEVREKAAANRDKYRSSAPGGMYKPSGGYGDRYDYGSRDDERSSYGREREYGYRDDDRNSRDGDRHSRDSEDRYGRDGNREDDYRGRSRSVDNFPQGSRGRSSDRERTFEDDGHSSSRGSNARADDNSQDGRGSLQRKFSEQNIGAPPSYEEAVSESRSPVYSERDGGETPQVAAPGAASPLAPQAASPPAPQAAASPPPPQVAAPGAASPPAGSNTDNNSAGFVTESSPQKFEAFDEFDPRGGFAAAPPEYASADGVSAPPTVASTSAPPTSNSVEMDLLDSLADVFSSNALAIVPADSASVETHEQSNAPSFSTSQPFDDPFGESPFKAFTSTDTDSNPQQSFGAPFQPTPPAFTSEASHTDTAAHNFGFEDSFSAVANPETAAQNVQPPSNSPSFPQEQFTSDIDILAGILPPSGPPASLPQQSGAPAPTSQFPPSGNNMYEGYHPQPVTTAPNMPGQTPFGQAVQPYNMVPPHSQNMTGATPYHSGGFMHQPGSANYNPGAVTSSSSQTPYSNPSGPAGQFVAHQGHGMPPSHGPQRTQSGPVTMQGNNNFMGDMFSQPARTNSLSSSSSQPDLTPLTGAIEVVPQPQKKFEPKSSIWADTLSRGLVNFNISGPKTNPLADIGVDFEAINRREKRLEKPTNAPAATTSTINMGKAMGSGTGLGRAGANSMRPPPNPMVGAGMPMGGVGMGVGGYGGMNQNQPMGMGMGPGMNMNQNQSMGMGMGPGMNMGGGYGQGYQMQPQNQGMVPGQIMPGNNNNNYNPMMGQGGYNPQQQQYGGGYR
- the LOC103866705 gene encoding uncharacterized protein LOC103866705 — its product is MAATETVVHDPRKRSMDAIQQRLQKDQLRQQQQQQQKNEKDKKRASDVSSKEPHKPHSLPTPPTKKPITKDPQDDGFAAYTKLSHPVDEKLLATNVKLSSGKKNIADKVLHTLLRSGDSAQKYLQGKNEKKVEENNYILLDNFVQSRSSSSSSGSKKASLVNSKRSKTRMSMKRLKKSGALNLPQHLQKFDLYKPMHGMWESYMMKLIKVTGKAQLTSSLLSADLHGAFMFVAECKIESFTGVQGIMIRETSQTFGIITRDDKLRVVPKKPSVFIIQLDCWKITLHGDKFTSRDNVLQR